The Strix aluco isolate bStrAlu1 chromosome 19, bStrAlu1.hap1, whole genome shotgun sequence genome contains a region encoding:
- the HSD3B7 gene encoding LOW QUALITY PROTEIN: 3 beta-hydroxysteroid dehydrogenase type 7 (The sequence of the model RefSeq protein was modified relative to this genomic sequence to represent the inferred CDS: substituted 1 base at 1 genomic stop codon), translating into MDRAWVYLVTGGCGFIGEKIVEVLSQKDYIKEVRVFGSVAREEVEKFTTATTHVTMMKGDIXDYNLLLAAMWGVHVVIHTAAIVGYRNTVPFWEMRAVNVGGTENVLKACCILNIPYVVYTSSIAAVEPNTLHEPMFRENEDTKYSGEVELPYGKTKAMAEKLVLEASGKKLSNGGKLTTRIIRANTVYGEKTMFLQELYLLAEARNDLLNYLEPENTEHNYTYVGNVAWMHVLAARNLQLKPDLLAEQVCYSYDDTPTRKGFLIRHQLLSSVNPSVRLGSHIPYWKMWLMIQLHRIIRVILYPFWKPQPFLNLSLLNTVVTTFSYETDKASRYFGYKPLFTWKESKHRTAQWLEAAAGNLERPQLHEKNS; encoded by the exons ATGGATAGAGCCTGGGTCTACCTGGTGACAGGAGGATGTGGTTTTATTGGGGAGAAGATAGTAGAGGTCCTGTCTCAAAAAGACTACATCAAAGAAGTCAGAGTCTTTGGTTCAGTAGCAAGAGAAGAAGTAGAAAAATTCACCACAG CTACCACTCATGTGACAATGATGAAAGGAGACATTTGAGACTACAATCTGCTCCTTGCTGCCATGTGGGGAGTTCACGTGGTTATTCACACAGCTGCTATTGTGGGCTATAGAAACACTGTGCCCTTTTGGGAAATGAGAGCTGTCAATGTTGGGG GTACTGAAAATGTGTTAAAGGCCTGCTGTATCCTGAACATCCCATATGTTGTCTACACAAGCTCCATTGCTGCAGTGGAACCCAATACTTTGCACGAGCCCATGTTCAG AGAAAATGAGGACACCAAATACAGTGGAGAAGTGGAGCTGCCTTATGGGAAGACAAAGGCCATGGCAGAAAAACTTGTATTAGAAGCCAGTGGAAAAAAG CTGAGCAACGGTGGTAAACTCACAACCCGTATCATCCGTGCAAACACAGTGTATGGGGAGAAAACAATGTTTCTTCAAGAGTTGTATTTGCTTGCCGAAGCCAGGAACGATCTGTTGAACTACCTGGAGCCTGAAAACACAGAGCATAATTACACATACGTGG GGAATGTTGCATGGATGCATGTTCTTGCAGCAAGGAACTTGCAGTTGAAACCAGATTTACTTGCAGAACAAGTGTGTTACTCCTATGATGACACTCCAACAAGGAAAGGTTTTCTGATCAGGCATCAGCTGTTGTCCTCTGTGAACCCCTCAGTGAGACTAGGCTCACACATCCCTTACTGGAAAATGTGGTTAATGATACAATTGCACAGGATAATCAGGGTCATTCTGTACCCTTTCTGGAAGCCACAGCCTTTCCTAAACTTGTCTTTACTGAACACTGTAGTCACCACCTTCTCCTATGAGACAGACAAAGCCTCCAGGTATTTTGGGTACAAACCTCTCTTCACctggaaagaaagcaagcacagaacTGCGCAGTGGTTGGAAGCAGCTGCAGGGAACCTGGAACGACCCCAGCTTCATGAAAAGAACAGCTAA